The proteins below are encoded in one region of Bacteroides uniformis:
- a CDS encoding DNA topoisomerase IV subunit B: protein MEDNNNMTLPLEEADNNITESPVSSVEYTDDNIRHLDDMEHIRVRSGMYIGRLGDGSQNDDGIYVLLKEVMDNSIDEFKMGAGKRIEVTIEDSLRVSVRDYGRGIPQGKLVEAVSKLNTGGKYDSKAFKKSVGLNGVGIKAVNALSSRFEVRSYRDGKVRTAIFEKGTLLSDVTEDSTEESGTYIFFEPDATLFLNYSFQNQFVETLLRNYTYLNTGLTFIYNGQRIVSRHGLEDLLKDNMTSEGLYDIIHLKGEDIEIAFTHTNQYGEEYYSFVNGQHTTQGGTHQTALKEHIARTIKEFYNKNQEYADIRNGLVAAIAIDVEEPMFESQTKTKLGSNNMWPAAPQEHKPAGPTVNKYVGDFIKTEVDNYLHKNPLVAEVMLQKIQDSEKERKAIAGVTKLARERAKKANLHNRKLRDCRYHLSDGKGKDQETESCIFITEGDSASGSITKSRDVNTQAVFSLRGKPLNSYGLTKKVVYENEEFNLLQAALNIEDGIETLRYNKVIVATDADVDGMHIRLLIITFFLQFFPDLIKKGHVYILQTPLFRVRNKKKTSYCYTEEERVKAIEELGPNPEITRFKGLGEISPDEFKHFIGKDMRLEQVSLRKTDLVKELLEFYMGKNTMERQNFIINNLVIEEDLAS from the coding sequence ATGGAAGATAACAACAATATGACCCTGCCGCTGGAAGAAGCAGACAACAATATCACAGAGAGCCCCGTTTCCAGCGTGGAATATACCGACGACAACATCCGCCACCTGGACGACATGGAGCATATCCGTGTCCGTTCCGGTATGTACATAGGCCGTCTGGGCGACGGCTCACAGAACGATGACGGCATCTATGTGTTGCTGAAAGAAGTGATGGACAACAGCATCGACGAGTTCAAGATGGGTGCCGGAAAGCGTATAGAAGTGACTATAGAAGACAGTCTGCGTGTCAGCGTACGCGACTATGGACGAGGCATTCCGCAAGGCAAACTGGTAGAGGCGGTCAGCAAACTGAATACCGGGGGTAAATATGATTCAAAGGCTTTCAAGAAAAGTGTCGGACTGAACGGCGTGGGCATCAAGGCGGTCAATGCGCTGAGTAGCCGTTTCGAGGTACGCAGTTACCGCGACGGCAAAGTACGTACCGCCATCTTCGAGAAAGGAACGCTGTTGAGTGATGTGACCGAAGACTCGACAGAAGAAAGCGGAACCTATATCTTCTTCGAACCGGACGCCACACTCTTCCTGAACTATTCCTTCCAGAACCAGTTCGTAGAAACCCTGTTGCGCAACTACACCTACCTGAATACGGGCCTCACCTTCATTTACAACGGCCAGCGCATCGTTTCCCGCCACGGGCTGGAGGACTTGCTGAAAGACAACATGACCAGCGAAGGCCTTTACGACATCATCCACCTAAAAGGAGAGGACATCGAGATTGCCTTCACACACACCAACCAATACGGCGAAGAGTACTACTCCTTTGTCAACGGGCAACACACCACCCAAGGCGGCACACACCAGACTGCCTTGAAGGAACACATTGCCCGTACCATCAAGGAGTTCTACAACAAGAACCAGGAATATGCCGACATCCGCAACGGACTGGTAGCCGCCATTGCCATCGACGTGGAGGAACCCATGTTCGAGAGCCAGACCAAAACGAAACTGGGCAGCAACAACATGTGGCCTGCCGCGCCGCAGGAACACAAGCCCGCCGGCCCCACGGTGAACAAATACGTAGGAGACTTCATCAAGACGGAAGTGGACAACTACCTCCACAAGAACCCGCTTGTGGCCGAAGTGATGCTGCAAAAGATACAAGACTCCGAGAAAGAGCGCAAAGCCATTGCCGGCGTCACCAAGCTGGCACGCGAACGCGCTAAGAAAGCCAACCTGCACAACCGCAAGCTGCGCGACTGCCGCTACCACTTGAGTGACGGTAAAGGCAAAGACCAGGAAACCGAATCCTGCATCTTCATTACCGAGGGAGACTCCGCCAGCGGTTCCATCACCAAGAGCCGCGACGTGAATACCCAAGCAGTATTCAGCCTGCGTGGTAAACCGCTAAATTCCTACGGACTCACCAAGAAAGTAGTTTATGAAAACGAAGAATTCAACTTGCTTCAAGCAGCCTTGAATATAGAAGACGGCATAGAGACACTGCGCTACAACAAAGTCATCGTAGCTACCGATGCCGATGTGGACGGCATGCACATCCGCCTGCTCATCATCACCTTCTTCCTGCAGTTCTTCCCCGACCTGATAAAGAAAGGGCATGTATATATCCTGCAAACCCCTCTCTTCCGCGTGCGCAACAAAAAGAAGACAAGTTATTGCTATACAGAGGAGGAACGTGTGAAAGCCATTGAAGAACTGGGTCCCAACCCCGAAATCACCCGATTCAAAGGTCTGGGAGAAATCTCGCCCGACGAGTTCAAGCATTTTATCGGCAAGGATATGCGTCTGGAACAAGTGTCCCTGCGCAAGACAGACCTCGTAAAAGAGCTGCTGGAATTCTACATGGGTAAGAATACCATGGAACGACAAAACTTTATTATCAACAACTTGGTTATAGAAGAAGATTTGGCATCATGA
- the coaD gene encoding pantetheine-phosphate adenylyltransferase, whose amino-acid sequence MRRAIFPGTFDPFTIGHSSVVSRALTFIDEIVIGIGINENKNTYFPLEKREQMIRDYYRNEPRIIVQSYDCLTIDFARQVDASLIIRGIRTVKDFEYEETIADINRKLTGIETILLFTEPELTCVSSTTVRELLQYGKDISMFIPEGMEIRD is encoded by the coding sequence ATGAGAAGAGCTATCTTTCCGGGAACATTCGACCCGTTTACTATCGGACACTCTTCGGTAGTGAGCCGTGCACTGACTTTTATAGACGAAATCGTCATAGGCATCGGCATCAATGAAAATAAGAATACGTATTTCCCCTTGGAAAAGCGCGAACAAATGATACGAGACTACTACCGGAACGAGCCGCGCATCATTGTGCAGTCCTATGACTGCCTGACTATCGACTTTGCCCGGCAGGTAGATGCCAGTCTGATAATACGCGGCATACGCACCGTGAAGGATTTCGAATACGAGGAAACCATTGCCGACATCAACCGCAAACTGACCGGCATAGAAACCATCCTGCTCTTCACCGAGCCGGAACTTACCTGCGTCAGTTCCACCACCGTGCGCGAACTGCTGCAATACGGCAAGGACATAAGCATGTTCATACCGGAGGGAATGGAGATTAGGGATTAA
- a CDS encoding S41 family peptidase, whose product MKKLFTIIICICAVTAQAQKPNNEALRKLQMAEFAITNLYVDKVDEDKLVEEAIIKMLAQLDPHSTYNNAEEVKKMNEPLQGNFEGIGVQFQMIEDTLLVIQPVSNGPSEKVGILAGDRIVAVNDSAIAGVKMSTEDIMSRLRGPKDSEVKLTIVRRGVDDQLYFTVKRDKIPILSLDASYMIQPKTGYIRINRFGATTAEEFAEALKSLQKKGMKDLILDLQGNGGGYLNAAIDLANEFLKQKELIVYTEGRAARRSDFFAKGTGNFKNGRLIILVDEYSASASEIVTGAIQDWDRGVVVGRRTFGKGLVQRPIDLPDGSMIRLTIARYYTPSGRCIQKPYDSTANLDSRLTGENSQDKYNQELIDRFNHGEMIHADSIHFADSLKAQTKRMGRTVYGGGGIMPDFFVPIDTTQYTDYHRNLVAKGVVIKATTGYIEKHRKELQNKYKKFEAFNEKFEIDDNFLAEIRTLADKEKIKFDEKQYNQSLPLIKTQLKALIARDLWDMNEYFQVMNSTNQSVQQALKVLNEGIYSTIIQ is encoded by the coding sequence ATGAAAAAACTATTTACTATTATAATATGTATATGCGCGGTGACGGCACAAGCGCAAAAGCCGAACAATGAAGCCCTGCGCAAACTGCAAATGGCAGAGTTTGCCATCACCAACCTTTATGTGGACAAGGTGGATGAAGACAAGCTGGTGGAAGAAGCCATCATCAAGATGCTGGCACAACTCGACCCGCACTCCACCTACAACAACGCCGAAGAAGTGAAGAAGATGAACGAGCCGTTGCAAGGCAATTTCGAGGGCATCGGCGTACAGTTTCAGATGATAGAAGATACCCTGCTTGTGATACAACCCGTGAGCAACGGACCTTCCGAGAAGGTGGGCATCCTTGCCGGCGACCGTATCGTAGCCGTCAATGACAGCGCCATTGCCGGAGTAAAAATGAGCACGGAAGATATTATGAGCCGCCTGCGCGGACCGAAAGACTCGGAAGTGAAACTCACCATCGTGCGCCGTGGCGTGGACGACCAGCTGTACTTCACCGTGAAGCGTGACAAAATTCCCATCCTCAGCCTGGACGCATCTTACATGATACAACCCAAAACCGGCTATATCCGTATCAACCGCTTCGGGGCAACCACCGCCGAAGAGTTTGCAGAAGCCCTGAAAAGCCTGCAAAAGAAAGGAATGAAAGACCTCATCCTCGACCTGCAAGGAAATGGAGGAGGGTATCTGAATGCCGCCATCGACCTTGCCAACGAATTTCTGAAGCAAAAAGAACTCATCGTCTACACCGAAGGAAGGGCCGCACGCCGCAGTGATTTCTTTGCCAAAGGTACGGGCAACTTCAAGAACGGCCGTCTCATCATATTGGTGGACGAGTACTCCGCTTCTGCCAGTGAAATCGTGACCGGAGCCATCCAGGACTGGGACAGAGGCGTGGTAGTAGGACGCCGCACCTTCGGCAAGGGATTAGTACAGCGTCCTATCGACCTGCCGGACGGTTCCATGATTCGCCTCACTATCGCCCGCTACTATACTCCTTCGGGCCGTTGTATCCAGAAGCCTTACGACAGCACCGCCAACCTCGACAGCCGCCTAACCGGCGAGAACAGTCAGGATAAGTATAACCAGGAACTGATAGACCGCTTCAATCATGGAGAAATGATTCATGCGGACAGTATCCATTTTGCCGACTCCCTGAAAGCACAGACCAAGCGTATGGGACGTACCGTTTACGGAGGTGGAGGTATCATGCCCGACTTCTTCGTCCCCATCGACACTACCCAGTACACAGACTATCACCGCAACCTCGTAGCCAAAGGCGTGGTTATCAAAGCCACTACCGGCTACATCGAGAAGCACCGGAAGGAGTTGCAGAACAAATACAAGAAATTCGAAGCCTTCAACGAGAAGTTCGAGATAGACGATAACTTCCTTGCCGAAATACGTACGCTTGCCGACAAAGAGAAAATCAAGTTTGACGAGAAACAGTACAACCAATCCCTACCGCTCATCAAGACACAACTTAAAGCCTTGATAGCCCGTGACCTATGGGACATGAACGAATACTTCCAAGTGATGAACAGCACGAACCAGAGCGTGCAGCAAGCTCTAAAAGTGCTGAACGAAGGCATCTACAGCACTATTATCCAATAG
- a CDS encoding phosphatase PAP2 family protein yields the protein MKKAIFFVYFICLVVSGLSAQNWDINTLHRVNSWDGKFVRNYNKIISRSEPYVAVGVPVAMAVAAWIKHDKGLLKDAVYVGTSVAGAFVVTYGMKYLVDRERPYDKYPDRVHAYSHEGSPSFPSGHTATAFALATSLSVKYPKWYVIAPSALWACSVGVSRMNEGVHYPSDVLAGAAIGAGCAVVNIYVNKWLNKWLFGE from the coding sequence ATGAAAAAGGCTATTTTTTTTGTATATTTTATCTGCCTTGTTGTATCCGGTCTTTCGGCACAGAATTGGGATATTAACACTTTGCATCGGGTTAACAGTTGGGATGGCAAGTTTGTCCGTAACTATAATAAGATAATTTCACGTTCGGAGCCCTATGTTGCTGTCGGTGTTCCGGTGGCGATGGCGGTTGCCGCTTGGATAAAACATGATAAGGGTTTGCTGAAAGATGCGGTCTACGTAGGTACAAGTGTAGCGGGGGCTTTTGTTGTGACTTATGGAATGAAATATCTGGTGGACCGTGAGCGTCCTTATGATAAATATCCCGACAGAGTGCATGCATATAGCCATGAAGGCAGCCCGTCTTTTCCTTCCGGACATACGGCGACGGCTTTTGCCCTTGCCACCTCGCTCAGTGTAAAGTATCCTAAATGGTATGTGATAGCTCCGTCTGCCCTGTGGGCTTGTTCCGTGGGAGTTTCCCGTATGAACGAGGGAGTGCATTATCCGTCAGATGTGTTGGCGGGGGCTGCAATCGGTGCTGGATGTGCTGTGGTCAACATCTACGTCAACAAGTGGCTGAATAAGTGGCTGTTCGGAGAATGA
- a CDS encoding helix-turn-helix domain-containing protein, translating into MRLETCCNRQIDCMVCPQKSEGVLVYRHYPKGQHFSAEKCTQNCMIFMLKGELLVNSDEYPGTTLQSRQLILQAIGSKVELLALTEVEYIVYWFTELPLICEERYKEILKRSEAPLTYTPLTAISMLEGLLKSLACYLNEQPYACSKYIEMKCQELVYILTCYYPLHQISTFFYPISTYTESFQYFVMQNYDKVKNVEEFAHLGGYTTTTFRRLFKNMYGVPVYEWILDKKREGILNDLQYTKQRISVISARYGFDSLSHFAHFCKDSFGDTPRALRKRSANGEKISIICKEQGKDQEDE; encoded by the coding sequence ATGAGACTGGAAACTTGCTGCAACCGACAGATTGATTGTATGGTATGTCCCCAAAAATCAGAAGGAGTATTGGTTTACCGCCACTACCCCAAGGGACAACATTTCTCTGCTGAAAAGTGCACACAGAACTGCATGATATTTATGCTGAAAGGTGAATTACTTGTAAACAGTGACGAATATCCGGGCACCACTCTCCAAAGCCGCCAGCTCATCTTGCAAGCCATCGGCTCCAAAGTAGAACTCCTGGCTTTGACCGAAGTGGAATATATTGTCTATTGGTTCACCGAGCTTCCTCTGATTTGCGAAGAGCGCTACAAGGAGATACTGAAACGCTCGGAAGCCCCCTTGACTTATACCCCGCTTACCGCGATTTCCATGCTCGAAGGGCTCCTGAAAAGCCTTGCCTGCTACCTCAACGAGCAACCCTATGCGTGCAGCAAATACATTGAAATGAAATGCCAGGAATTGGTATACATATTGACATGCTACTATCCGCTACACCAAATCAGTACATTCTTCTACCCCATCAGCACTTATACGGAAAGCTTCCAATATTTCGTCATGCAGAACTACGACAAGGTGAAGAATGTGGAAGAGTTTGCCCACCTCGGTGGATATACCACCACCACATTCCGCCGTCTGTTTAAAAATATGTATGGGGTCCCGGTCTATGAATGGATTCTGGACAAGAAACGTGAAGGAATTCTGAACGACCTGCAATACACCAAACAACGCATTTCAGTCATCAGCGCCCGCTATGGCTTTGATTCCCTATCCCACTTTGCCCACTTCTGCAAAGACTCTTTCGGAGACACGCCCCGCGCCCTGAGAAAACGTTCAGCAAACGGAGAAAAGATTTCCATTATCTGCAAAGAGCAAGGCAAAGACCAGGAGGACGAGTAA
- a CDS encoding succinate dehydrogenase/fumarate reductase cytochrome b subunit: MWLSNSSVGRKVVMSVTGIALVLFLTFHMAMNLVALVSANGYNMVCEFLGANWYALVATVGLAALFIIHIIYAFWLTMQNRKARGSERYAVTEKPKTVEWASQNMLVLGIIVIVGLGLHLVNFWAKMQLPELMHNMGMHADTLTLAYAANGVYHIQNTFSNPVFVVLYLVWLGALWFHLTHGFWSSMQSLGWNNKVWINRWKCISNIYSTIVVLCFALVVVVFFAKSLCGAC; the protein is encoded by the coding sequence ATGTGGTTAAGTAATTCATCTGTAGGAAGGAAAGTGGTGATGAGCGTTACCGGTATCGCCCTTGTCCTGTTTCTGACATTTCACATGGCGATGAACCTGGTTGCATTAGTCTCGGCTAATGGCTACAACATGGTTTGTGAGTTCCTGGGAGCAAACTGGTACGCATTGGTGGCTACGGTAGGTCTGGCTGCCTTATTCATCATCCACATCATCTACGCTTTCTGGCTGACTATGCAGAACCGTAAGGCACGTGGTAGCGAACGTTATGCCGTTACGGAAAAGCCCAAGACTGTGGAATGGGCTTCTCAGAACATGCTCGTACTGGGTATCATCGTAATCGTGGGTTTGGGCCTGCACCTGGTAAACTTCTGGGCTAAAATGCAGCTTCCCGAGTTGATGCACAACATGGGCATGCATGCCGACACCCTCACGCTGGCATATGCAGCCAACGGTGTCTATCACATTCAAAACACCTTCAGCAATCCGGTATTCGTAGTGCTTTACCTCGTTTGGCTGGGCGCATTGTGGTTCCACCTCACTCACGGTTTCTGGAGCTCCATGCAGTCTTTGGGCTGGAACAACAAAGTATGGATTAACCGTTGGAAATGTATCTCCAACATCTATTCTACTATCGTTGTCCTCTGCTTCGCTCTGGTAGTTGTCGTATTCTTTGCAAAATCATTGTGCGGCGCTTGCTAA
- a CDS encoding fumarate reductase/succinate dehydrogenase flavoprotein subunit, whose translation MTKIDSKIPEGPVAEKWTNYKAHQKLVNPANKRRLDIIVVGTGLAGASAAASLGEMGFRVFNFCIQDSPRRAHSIAAQGGINAAKNYQNDGDSVYRLFYDTVKGGDYRAREANVYRLAEVSNNIIDQCVAQGVPFAREYGGTLDNRSFGGAQVSRTFYAKGQTGQQLLLGAYSALSRQVNVGTVKLYTRYEMEDVVLIDGRARGIIAKNLVTGKLERFAAHAVVIATGGYGNAYFLSTNAMACNCSAAMACYRKGAWFANPAYVQIHPTCIPVHGDKQSKLTLMSESLRNDGRIWVPKKLEDAKKLQEGTLQGKDIPEEDRDYYLERRYPAFGNLVPRDVASRAAKERCDKGFGVNNTGLAVFLDFSEAINRLGKDVVAQRYGNLFDMYEEITDVSPYENPMMIYPAIHYTMGGIWVDYELMTSIKGLFAIGECNFSDHGANRLGASALMQGLADGYFVLPYTIQNYLADQITVPRFSTDLPEFAAAEKAVQEKIDWMMNIKGKKSVDSIHKELGHIMWEYVGMGRTAEGLKEGLKKLKEVRKEFEKELFIPGDKEGMNVELDKAIRLYDFITMGELVAYDALNRNESCGGHFREEYQTEEGEAKRDDENYFYVACWEYQGSDEKEPVLLKEPLVYEAIKVQTRNYKS comes from the coding sequence ATGACTAAGATAGATTCTAAAATACCGGAAGGACCGGTGGCTGAGAAATGGACCAATTATAAAGCTCACCAAAAATTAGTGAACCCTGCCAACAAGCGTCGTCTGGACATCATCGTAGTAGGAACCGGACTTGCCGGTGCCAGTGCTGCCGCCTCTCTGGGCGAAATGGGTTTCAGAGTATTCAACTTCTGCATCCAGGACTCTCCGCGCCGTGCACACTCCATCGCTGCACAAGGTGGTATCAATGCTGCTAAGAATTACCAAAACGACGGTGACTCTGTATACCGTCTGTTCTACGATACAGTAAAGGGTGGCGACTACCGTGCCCGCGAAGCTAACGTTTACCGTCTGGCTGAAGTATCCAACAATATTATCGACCAATGCGTTGCACAAGGTGTTCCTTTCGCCCGCGAATACGGCGGTACACTGGACAACCGTTCTTTCGGTGGTGCTCAGGTATCCCGTACTTTCTATGCCAAGGGTCAGACCGGACAGCAGCTGTTGCTGGGTGCATACTCTGCATTGAGCCGCCAGGTGAACGTAGGCACTGTGAAACTGTATACCCGCTACGAAATGGAAGACGTTGTCCTCATTGACGGACGTGCCCGCGGTATCATTGCAAAGAACCTCGTTACCGGTAAATTGGAACGTTTTGCCGCCCACGCTGTGGTAATCGCTACCGGTGGTTACGGCAATGCCTACTTCCTTTCTACCAATGCAATGGCATGTAACTGCTCTGCAGCAATGGCTTGCTACCGTAAAGGTGCCTGGTTTGCCAACCCTGCTTACGTACAGATTCACCCCACTTGTATCCCGGTTCACGGCGACAAGCAGTCTAAGCTGACTTTGATGTCCGAATCTCTGCGTAACGATGGTCGTATCTGGGTTCCGAAGAAGCTGGAAGATGCCAAGAAACTGCAGGAAGGTACACTGCAAGGAAAAGATATTCCCGAGGAAGACCGCGACTACTACCTGGAACGCCGTTATCCGGCATTCGGTAACCTCGTTCCGCGTGACGTTGCCAGCCGCGCTGCCAAAGAACGCTGCGACAAGGGCTTCGGCGTGAACAACACCGGTCTTGCCGTATTCCTTGACTTCTCCGAAGCTATCAACCGTCTGGGTAAAGATGTCGTTGCACAACGTTACGGCAACCTCTTCGATATGTATGAAGAAATCACTGATGTCAGCCCATACGAAAACCCGATGATGATTTATCCGGCTATCCACTATACCATGGGTGGTATCTGGGTTGACTACGAACTGATGACCTCCATCAAGGGACTGTTCGCCATCGGTGAATGTAACTTCTCCGACCACGGTGCAAACCGCCTCGGTGCTTCCGCCCTGATGCAAGGTCTGGCCGATGGTTACTTCGTATTGCCTTACACTATCCAGAACTATCTGGCCGACCAGATTACAGTTCCCCGTTTCTCTACCGACCTGCCCGAATTTGCAGCTGCAGAAAAGGCCGTTCAGGAGAAGATTGACTGGATGATGAACATCAAGGGTAAGAAGTCTGTAGACTCTATCCACAAGGAACTGGGCCACATTATGTGGGAATATGTAGGTATGGGACGTACGGCCGAAGGCTTGAAGGAAGGTCTGAAGAAGCTGAAAGAAGTCCGCAAGGAGTTCGAGAAAGAACTGTTCATCCCGGGCGACAAGGAAGGTATGAATGTAGAACTCGACAAGGCTATCCGTCTGTACGACTTCATCACTATGGGCGAGCTGGTTGCTTACGATGCACTGAACCGTAACGAAAGCTGCGGCGGTCACTTCCGTGAAGAATATCAGACTGAAGAAGGCGAAGCCAAGCGTGACGATGAAAACTACTTCTACGTGGCTTGCTGGGAATATCAGGGTTCTGACGAAAAGGAACCGGTATTGCTGAAAGAGCCGCTGGTTTACGAAGCAATCAAGGTACAGACTCGTAACTACAAGAGCTAA
- a CDS encoding succinate dehydrogenase/fumarate reductase iron-sulfur subunit encodes MDKNISFTLKVWRQKGPKAKGAFETYQMKDIPGDTSFLEMLDILNEQLISEGKEPVVFDHDCREGICGMCSLYINGHPHGPATGATTCQIYMRRFNDGDTITVEPWRSAGFPVIKDLMVDRTAYDKIMQAGGYVSVRTGAPQDANAILIPKPIADEAMDAASCIGCGACVAACKNGSAMLFVSAKVSQLNLLPQGKPEALRRAKAMLSKMDELGFGNCTNTRACEAECPKNVSISNIARLNRDFIIAKLKD; translated from the coding sequence ATGGATAAAAATATATCATTTACGCTCAAGGTATGGCGCCAGAAGGGTCCGAAAGCAAAAGGCGCTTTTGAAACATACCAAATGAAAGATATCCCGGGCGATACTTCATTCCTCGAAATGCTGGATATCTTGAACGAACAGCTGATTTCTGAAGGTAAAGAACCGGTTGTATTCGACCACGACTGCCGCGAAGGTATCTGCGGTATGTGTTCGCTCTACATCAACGGACATCCCCACGGTCCTGCAACCGGCGCTACGACTTGCCAGATTTATATGCGTCGTTTCAACGACGGCGATACCATCACTGTTGAACCGTGGCGCTCTGCCGGTTTCCCGGTTATCAAGGACTTGATGGTCGACCGTACGGCCTACGACAAGATTATGCAGGCAGGCGGCTACGTCAGCGTACGTACCGGTGCTCCCCAGGATGCCAACGCTATCCTGATTCCGAAGCCCATCGCTGACGAGGCTATGGATGCTGCCAGCTGTATCGGTTGTGGTGCTTGTGTGGCTGCTTGTAAGAACGGTTCTGCTATGCTGTTCGTTTCTGCCAAGGTGAGCCAGCTGAACCTGTTGCCCCAAGGCAAACCGGAAGCATTGCGCCGTGCCAAGGCTATGTTGAGCAAGATGGACGAACTCGGTTTCGGTAACTGTACAAACACTCGTGCGTGCGAAGCTGAATGCCCGAAGAATGTTTCCATCAGCAACATTGCTCGCCTGAACCGCGACTTTATCATTGCGAAACTGAAAGACTAA
- a CDS encoding helix-turn-helix domain-containing protein — translation MPNSSACRGKKQCAQCPKAVDNAIIYASHPRGFHLPARKCEENIIIFLLKGEVLVNSKEYAGTVLHAGEFILQAIGSKYEILAMTDVECVCYRFSKPEFFCEDRYNHIMKEVTPPLIFYPLTITPELQLFLESSKAYLSEEKICREILCFKRKELAFILGNYYSDYELSMLIHPLAQYTNSFHYFVLQNHAKVKTVEELAQLGGYTVATFRRIFNSVFHQPVYEWMMERRKESVVYELRYTDASISEICYKYGFESLPHFSNFCKKNFGASPRSLRAGNLSEVNGMS, via the coding sequence ATGCCCAACTCTTCTGCTTGCAGAGGTAAAAAACAATGCGCTCAATGTCCCAAGGCTGTGGACAATGCAATAATATATGCTTCCCACCCCAGAGGATTCCATCTGCCGGCGCGAAAGTGTGAGGAAAATATTATAATTTTCCTGCTGAAAGGAGAAGTGCTTGTCAACAGTAAGGAGTATGCGGGAACTGTGTTGCATGCAGGTGAGTTCATCCTTCAAGCTATTGGTTCCAAGTACGAAATACTTGCCATGACGGATGTGGAATGCGTTTGTTACCGGTTCAGTAAGCCTGAATTCTTCTGTGAGGACCGGTATAACCATATTATGAAAGAGGTTACCCCTCCATTGATATTCTATCCTTTGACCATTACTCCCGAGTTGCAGCTCTTTCTGGAAAGTTCCAAGGCCTATTTGTCCGAGGAGAAGATTTGCCGGGAAATACTTTGTTTCAAACGGAAAGAACTTGCTTTCATTCTTGGAAATTACTACTCCGACTATGAGCTTTCCATGCTGATACATCCTCTTGCCCAGTATACTAATTCCTTCCACTACTTTGTCTTGCAGAATCATGCCAAAGTCAAGACGGTAGAGGAACTTGCCCAGTTGGGAGGATATACAGTAGCTACTTTCCGGCGTATATTCAATTCTGTTTTTCATCAACCGGTGTACGAGTGGATGATGGAACGGAGGAAGGAAAGCGTGGTTTATGAACTTCGTTATACGGATGCTTCTATATCAGAGATTTGCTATAAATATGGCTTTGAATCGCTGCCTCATTTTTCCAATTTCTGCAAAAAGAATTTCGGGGCTTCTCCCCGTAGCTTGCGTGCCGGCAATTTATCTGAAGTAAACGGCATGTCATAA